One window of the Eriocheir sinensis breed Jianghai 21 chromosome 59, ASM2467909v1, whole genome shotgun sequence genome contains the following:
- the LOC126985539 gene encoding uncharacterized protein LOC126985539 isoform X44: MAIFLHIYYLSIFTFAGASPAKVKLTLQLRGGCWRTSSRKVAVFTFQEASGHVSSHALLDLEYLFRCSSKPGAGAMQIKICVVLRCGGKRVARADLEEFLGQLTRGGRLDSFFLYIHEEKVALLQANQPITDPGTEWLFEGESRRTHTMVKAATHEENDDTNELEDCTDEHYEEWKAYLEKVFSVEDDGDADEVTSELREASDAGKGADEVISELREASDAGKGADEVISELREASDAGKGADEVISELREASDAGKGADEVTSELREASDAGKGADEVTSELREASDAGKGADEVISELREASDAGKGADEVISELREASDAGKEAAREATSPDQEVPHPGESSAPETVSATPATASHAYRSLAVPHRFISRLAGPEDRHLDDLRRGYGVQITRIKRTLHVKGHKDSVLKCHNFIRAKIAEWRRCEAAEAH, encoded by the exons ATGGCAATTTTCCTCCACatatattatctatctatcttcacctTCGCCGGGGCAAGCCCCGCGAAGGTGAAGCTCACCCTCCAGCTTCGGGGAGGGTGCTGGCGAACCTCCTCACGGAAGGTGGCCGTCTTCACCTTCCAGGAGGCGTCTGGCCACGTCTCTTCCCATGCCCTgctggacctggagtacctcttcaggtgcagcAGCAAGCCAGGTGCCGGCGCTATGCAGATCAAAATCTGCGTGGTGCTGCGCTGCGGCGGGAAACGCGTGGCCCGCGCTGACCTGGAAGAGTTTCTCGGCCAGCTGACGCGGGGTGGCCGCCTCGACTCTTTCTTCCTGTACATACACGAAGAAAAAGTCGCCCTCCTGCAGGCCAATCAGCCAATTACGGACCCAGGTACGGAATGGCTTTTTGAGGGAGAGTcacgacgcacacacacaatggTGAAGGCTGCGACtcatgaagaaaatgatgatactAACGAACTGGAAGACTGTACTGACGAACACTACGAAGAATGGAAGGCTTACCTCGAGAAGGTATTCTCCgttgaggatgatggtgatgcagacgaggtgacctccgagttgcgggaagcctccgatgctggaaagggagcagacgag GTGatctccgagttgcgggaagcctccgatgctggaaagggagcagacgaggtgatctccgagttgcgggaagcctccgatgctggaaagggagcagacgag GTGatctccgagttgcgggaagcctccgatgctggaaagggagcagacgaggtgacctccgagttgcgggaagcctccgatgctggaaagggagcagacgaggtgacctccgagttgcgggaagcctccgatgctggaaagggagcagacgaggtgatctccgagttgcgggaagcctccgatgctggaaagggagcagacgaggtgatctccgagttgcgggaagcctccgatgcagggaagGAAGCAGCACGCGAGGCGACGTCCCCAGACCAGGAAGTTCCTCATCCAGGCGAGTCCTCTGCACCAGAGACAGTctctgccacccccgccactgcctctcaCGCTTACCGCAGCCTGGCTGTGCCTCATAGATTCATCAGCCGCCTTGCAGGCCCCGAGGACCGCCACCTCGATGATCTGCGGCGGGGCTATGGGGTACAAATCACGCGGATTAAGCGAACCCTTCATGTGAAGGGCCACAAAGACTCAGTTCTGAAGTGCCATAACTTCATTCGTGCCAAAATAGCTGAGTGGCGGAGGTGCGAGGCCGCTGAGGCTCATTAA
- the LOC126985539 gene encoding uncharacterized protein LOC126985539 isoform X24 gives MAIFLHIYYLSIFTFAGASPAKVKLTLQLRGGCWRTSSRKVAVFTFQEASGHVSSHALLDLEYLFRCSSKPGAGAMQIKICVVLRCGGKRVARADLEEFLGQLTRGGRLDSFFLYIHEEKVALLQANQPITDPGTEWLFEGESRRTHTMVKAATHEENDDTNELEDCTDEHYEEWKAYLEKVFSVEDDGDADEVTSELREASDAGKGADEVISELREASDAGKGADEVISELREASDAGKGADEVISELREASDAGKGADEVISELREASDAGKGADEVTSELREASDAGKGADEVISELREASDAGKGADEVISELREASDAGKGADEVISELREASDAGKGADEVTSELREASDAGKGADEVTSELREASDAGKGADEVISELREASDAGKGADEVISELREASDAGKEAAREATSPDQEVPHPGESSAPETVSATPATASHAYRSLAVPHRFISRLAGPEDRHLDDLRRGYGVQITRIKRTLHVKGHKDSVLKCHNFIRAKIAEWRRCEAAEAH, from the exons ATGGCAATTTTCCTCCACatatattatctatctatcttcacctTCGCCGGGGCAAGCCCCGCGAAGGTGAAGCTCACCCTCCAGCTTCGGGGAGGGTGCTGGCGAACCTCCTCACGGAAGGTGGCCGTCTTCACCTTCCAGGAGGCGTCTGGCCACGTCTCTTCCCATGCCCTgctggacctggagtacctcttcaggtgcagcAGCAAGCCAGGTGCCGGCGCTATGCAGATCAAAATCTGCGTGGTGCTGCGCTGCGGCGGGAAACGCGTGGCCCGCGCTGACCTGGAAGAGTTTCTCGGCCAGCTGACGCGGGGTGGCCGCCTCGACTCTTTCTTCCTGTACATACACGAAGAAAAAGTCGCCCTCCTGCAGGCCAATCAGCCAATTACGGACCCAGGTACGGAATGGCTTTTTGAGGGAGAGTcacgacgcacacacacaatggTGAAGGCTGCGACtcatgaagaaaatgatgatactAACGAACTGGAAGACTGTACTGACGAACACTACGAAGAATGGAAGGCTTACCTCGAGAAGGTATTCTCCgttgaggatgatggtgatgcagacgaggtgacctccgagttgcgggaagcctccgatgctggaaagggagcagacgag GTGatctccgagttgcgggaagcctccgatgctggaaagggagcagacgag GTGatctccgagttgcgggaagcctccgatgctggaaagggagcagacgaggtgatctccgagttgcgggaagcctccgatgctggaaagggagcagacgag GTGatctccgagttgcgggaagcctccgatgctggaaagggagcagacgaggtgacctccgagttgcgggaagcctccgatgctggaAAGGGAGCAGACG AGGTGatctccgagttgcgggaagcctccgatgctggaaagggagcagacgaggtgatctccgagttgcgggaagcctccgatgctggaaagggagcagacgag GTGatctccgagttgcgggaagcctccgatgctggaaagggagcagacgaggtgacctccgagttgcgggaagcctccgatgctggaaagggagcagacgaggtgacctccgagttgcgggaagcctccgatgctggaaagggagcagacgaggtgatctccgagttgcgggaagcctccgatgctggaaagggagcagacgaggtgatctccgagttgcgggaagcctccgatgcagggaagGAAGCAGCACGCGAGGCGACGTCCCCAGACCAGGAAGTTCCTCATCCAGGCGAGTCCTCTGCACCAGAGACAGTctctgccacccccgccactgcctctcaCGCTTACCGCAGCCTGGCTGTGCCTCATAGATTCATCAGCCGCCTTGCAGGCCCCGAGGACCGCCACCTCGATGATCTGCGGCGGGGCTATGGGGTACAAATCACGCGGATTAAGCGAACCCTTCATGTGAAGGGCCACAAAGACTCAGTTCTGAAGTGCCATAACTTCATTCGTGCCAAAATAGCTGAGTGGCGGAGGTGCGAGGCCGCTGAGGCTCATTAA
- the LOC126985539 gene encoding uncharacterized protein LOC126985539 isoform X5 has translation MAIFLHIYYLSIFTFAGASPAKVKLTLQLRGGCWRTSSRKVAVFTFQEASGHVSSHALLDLEYLFRCSSKPGAGAMQIKICVVLRCGGKRVARADLEEFLGQLTRGGRLDSFFLYIHEEKVALLQANQPITDPGTEWLFEGESRRTHTMVKAATHEENDDTNELEDCTDEHYEEWKAYLEKVFSVEDDGDADEVTSELREASDAGKGADEVTSELREASDAGKGADEVISELREASDAGKGADEVISELREASDAGKGAEEVTSELREASDAGKGADEVTSELREASDAGKGADEVTSELREASDAGKGADEVISELREASDAGKGADEVISELREASDAGKGADEVISELREASDAGKGADEVTSELREASDAGKGADEVISELREASDAGKGADEVISELREASDAGKGADEVISELREASDAGKGADEVTSELREASDAGKGADEVTSELREASDAGKGADEVISELREASDAGKEAAREATSPDQEVPHPGESSAPETVSATPATASHAYRSLAVPHRFISRLAGPEDRHLDDLRRGYGVQITRIKRTLHVKGHKDSVLKCHNFIRAKIAEWRRCEAAEAH, from the exons ATGGCAATTTTCCTCCACatatattatctatctatcttcacctTCGCCGGGGCAAGCCCCGCGAAGGTGAAGCTCACCCTCCAGCTTCGGGGAGGGTGCTGGCGAACCTCCTCACGGAAGGTGGCCGTCTTCACCTTCCAGGAGGCGTCTGGCCACGTCTCTTCCCATGCCCTgctggacctggagtacctcttcaggtgcagcAGCAAGCCAGGTGCCGGCGCTATGCAGATCAAAATCTGCGTGGTGCTGCGCTGCGGCGGGAAACGCGTGGCCCGCGCTGACCTGGAAGAGTTTCTCGGCCAGCTGACGCGGGGTGGCCGCCTCGACTCTTTCTTCCTGTACATACACGAAGAAAAAGTCGCCCTCCTGCAGGCCAATCAGCCAATTACGGACCCAGGTACGGAATGGCTTTTTGAGGGAGAGTcacgacgcacacacacaatggTGAAGGCTGCGACtcatgaagaaaatgatgatactAACGAACTGGAAGACTGTACTGACGAACACTACGAAGAATGGAAGGCTTACCTCGAGAAGGTATTCTCCgttgaggatgatggtgatgcagacgaggtgacctccgagttgcgggaagcctccgatgctggaaagggagcagacgaggtgacctccgagttgcgggaagcctccgatgctggaaagggagcagacgag GTGatctccgagttgcgggaagcctccgatgctggaaagggagcagacgaggtgatctccgagttgcgggaagcctccgatgctggaAAGGGAGCAgaagaggtgacctccgagttgcgggaagcctccgatgctggaaagggagcagacgaggtgacctccgagttgcgggaagcctccgatgctggaaagggagcagacgaggtgacctccgagttgcgggaagcctccgatgctggaaagggagcagacgag GTGatctccgagttgcgggaagcctccgatgctggaaagggagcagacgaggtgatctccgagttgcgggaagcctccgatgctggaaagggagcagacgag GTGatctccgagttgcgggaagcctccgatgctggaaagggagcagacgaggtgacctccgagttgcgggaagcctccgatgctggaAAGGGAGCAGACG AGGTGatctccgagttgcgggaagcctccgatgctggaaagggagcagacgaggtgatctccgagttgcgggaagcctccgatgctggaaagggagcagacgag GTGatctccgagttgcgggaagcctccgatgctggaaagggagcagacgaggtgacctccgagttgcgggaagcctccgatgctggaaagggagcagacgaggtgacctccgagttgcgggaagcctccgatgctggaaagggagcagacgag gtgatctccgagttgcgggaagcctccgatgcagggaagGAAGCAGCACGCGAGGCGACGTCCCCAGACCAGGAAGTTCCTCATCCAGGCGAGTCCTCTGCACCAGAGACAGTctctgccacccccgccactgcctctcaCGCTTACCGCAGCCTGGCTGTGCCTCATAGATTCATCAGCCGCCTTGCAGGCCCCGAGGACCGCCACCTCGATGATCTGCGGCGGGGCTATGGGGTACAAATCACGCGGATTAAGCGAACCCTTCATGTGAAGGGCCACAAAGACTCAGTTCTGAAGTGCCATAACTTCATTCGTGCCAAAATAGCTGAGTGGCGGAGGTGCGAGGCCGCTGAGGCTCATTAA
- the LOC126985539 gene encoding uncharacterized protein LOC126985539 isoform X7, which yields MAIFLHIYYLSIFTFAGASPAKVKLTLQLRGGCWRTSSRKVAVFTFQEASGHVSSHALLDLEYLFRCSSKPGAGAMQIKICVVLRCGGKRVARADLEEFLGQLTRGGRLDSFFLYIHEEKVALLQANQPITDPGTEWLFEGESRRTHTMVKAATHEENDDTNELEDCTDEHYEEWKAYLEKVFSVEDDGDADEVTSELREASDAGKGADEVISELREASDAGKGAEEVTSELREASDAGKGADEVTSELREASDAGKGADEVTSELREASDAGKGADEVISELREASDAGKGADEVISELREASDAGKGADEVISELREASDAGKGADEVTSELREASDAGKGADEVISELREASDAGKGADEVISELREASDAGKGADEVISELREASDAGKGADEVTSELREASDAGKGADEVTSELREASDAGKGADEVISELREASDAGKGADEVISELREASDAGKEAAREATSPDQEVPHPGESSAPETVSATPATASHAYRSLAVPHRFISRLAGPEDRHLDDLRRGYGVQITRIKRTLHVKGHKDSVLKCHNFIRAKIAEWRRCEAAEAH from the exons ATGGCAATTTTCCTCCACatatattatctatctatcttcacctTCGCCGGGGCAAGCCCCGCGAAGGTGAAGCTCACCCTCCAGCTTCGGGGAGGGTGCTGGCGAACCTCCTCACGGAAGGTGGCCGTCTTCACCTTCCAGGAGGCGTCTGGCCACGTCTCTTCCCATGCCCTgctggacctggagtacctcttcaggtgcagcAGCAAGCCAGGTGCCGGCGCTATGCAGATCAAAATCTGCGTGGTGCTGCGCTGCGGCGGGAAACGCGTGGCCCGCGCTGACCTGGAAGAGTTTCTCGGCCAGCTGACGCGGGGTGGCCGCCTCGACTCTTTCTTCCTGTACATACACGAAGAAAAAGTCGCCCTCCTGCAGGCCAATCAGCCAATTACGGACCCAGGTACGGAATGGCTTTTTGAGGGAGAGTcacgacgcacacacacaatggTGAAGGCTGCGACtcatgaagaaaatgatgatactAACGAACTGGAAGACTGTACTGACGAACACTACGAAGAATGGAAGGCTTACCTCGAGAAGGTATTCTCCgttgaggatgatggtgatgcagacgaggtgacctccgagttgcgggaagcctccgatgctggaaagggagcagacgag gtgatctccgagttgcgggaagcctccgatgctggaAAGGGAGCAgaagaggtgacctccgagttgcgggaagcctccgatgctggaaagggagcagacgaggtgacctccgagttgcgggaagcctccgatgctggaaagggagcagacgaggtgacctccgagttgcgggaagcctccgatgctggaaagggagcagacgag GTGatctccgagttgcgggaagcctccgatgctggaaagggagcagacgaggtgatctccgagttgcgggaagcctccgatgctggaaagggagcagacgag GTGatctccgagttgcgggaagcctccgatgctggaaagggagcagacgaggtgacctccgagttgcgggaagcctccgatgctggaAAGGGAGCAGACG AGGTGatctccgagttgcgggaagcctccgatgctggaaagggagcagacgaggtgatctccgagttgcgggaagcctccgatgctggaaagggagcagacgag GTGatctccgagttgcgggaagcctccgatgctggaaagggagcagacgaggtgacctccgagttgcgggaagcctccgatgctggaaagggagcagacgaggtgacctccgagttgcgggaagcctccgatgctggaaagggagcagacgaggtgatctccgagttgcgggaagcctccgatgctggaaagggagcagacgaggtgatctccgagttgcgggaagcctccgatgcagggaagGAAGCAGCACGCGAGGCGACGTCCCCAGACCAGGAAGTTCCTCATCCAGGCGAGTCCTCTGCACCAGAGACAGTctctgccacccccgccactgcctctcaCGCTTACCGCAGCCTGGCTGTGCCTCATAGATTCATCAGCCGCCTTGCAGGCCCCGAGGACCGCCACCTCGATGATCTGCGGCGGGGCTATGGGGTACAAATCACGCGGATTAAGCGAACCCTTCATGTGAAGGGCCACAAAGACTCAGTTCTGAAGTGCCATAACTTCATTCGTGCCAAAATAGCTGAGTGGCGGAGGTGCGAGGCCGCTGAGGCTCATTAA
- the LOC126985539 gene encoding BICD family-like cargo adapter 2 isoform X27: MAIFLHIYYLSIFTFAGASPAKVKLTLQLRGGCWRTSSRKVAVFTFQEASGHVSSHALLDLEYLFRCSSKPGAGAMQIKICVVLRCGGKRVARADLEEFLGQLTRGGRLDSFFLYIHEEKVALLQANQPITDPGTEWLFEGESRRTHTMVKAATHEENDDTNELEDCTDEHYEEWKAYLEKVFSVEDDGDADEVTSELREASDAGKGADEVISELREASDAGKGADEVISELREASDAGKGADEVISELREASDAGKGADEVTSELREASDAGKGADEVISELREASDAGKGADEVISELREASDAGKGADEVISELREASDAGKGADEVTSELREASDAGKGADEVTSELREASDAGKGADEVISELREASDAGKGADEVISELREASDAGKEAAREATSPDQEVPHPGESSAPETVSATPATASHAYRSLAVPHRFISRLAGPEDRHLDDLRRGYGVQITRIKRTLHVKGHKDSVLKCHNFIRAKIAEWRRCEAAEAH; the protein is encoded by the exons ATGGCAATTTTCCTCCACatatattatctatctatcttcacctTCGCCGGGGCAAGCCCCGCGAAGGTGAAGCTCACCCTCCAGCTTCGGGGAGGGTGCTGGCGAACCTCCTCACGGAAGGTGGCCGTCTTCACCTTCCAGGAGGCGTCTGGCCACGTCTCTTCCCATGCCCTgctggacctggagtacctcttcaggtgcagcAGCAAGCCAGGTGCCGGCGCTATGCAGATCAAAATCTGCGTGGTGCTGCGCTGCGGCGGGAAACGCGTGGCCCGCGCTGACCTGGAAGAGTTTCTCGGCCAGCTGACGCGGGGTGGCCGCCTCGACTCTTTCTTCCTGTACATACACGAAGAAAAAGTCGCCCTCCTGCAGGCCAATCAGCCAATTACGGACCCAGGTACGGAATGGCTTTTTGAGGGAGAGTcacgacgcacacacacaatggTGAAGGCTGCGACtcatgaagaaaatgatgatactAACGAACTGGAAGACTGTACTGACGAACACTACGAAGAATGGAAGGCTTACCTCGAGAAGGTATTCTCCgttgaggatgatggtgatgcagacgaggtgacctccgagttgcgggaagcctccgatgctggaaagggagcagacgag GTGatctccgagttgcgggaagcctccgatgctggaaagggagcagacgaggtgatctccgagttgcgggaagcctccgatgctggaaagggagcagacgag GTGatctccgagttgcgggaagcctccgatgctggaaagggagcagacgaggtgacctccgagttgcgggaagcctccgatgctggaAAGGGAGCAGACG AGGTGatctccgagttgcgggaagcctccgatgctggaaagggagcagacgaggtgatctccgagttgcgggaagcctccgatgctggaaagggagcagacgag GTGatctccgagttgcgggaagcctccgatgctggaaagggagcagacgaggtgacctccgagttgcgggaagcctccgatgctggaaagggagcagacgaggtgacctccgagttgcgggaagcctccgatgctggaaagggagcagacgaggtgatctccgagttgcgggaagcctccgatgctggaaagggagcagacgaggtgatctccgagttgcgggaagcctccgatgcagggaagGAAGCAGCACGCGAGGCGACGTCCCCAGACCAGGAAGTTCCTCATCCAGGCGAGTCCTCTGCACCAGAGACAGTctctgccacccccgccactgcctctcaCGCTTACCGCAGCCTGGCTGTGCCTCATAGATTCATCAGCCGCCTTGCAGGCCCCGAGGACCGCCACCTCGATGATCTGCGGCGGGGCTATGGGGTACAAATCACGCGGATTAAGCGAACCCTTCATGTGAAGGGCCACAAAGACTCAGTTCTGAAGTGCCATAACTTCATTCGTGCCAAAATAGCTGAGTGGCGGAGGTGCGAGGCCGCTGAGGCTCATTAA
- the LOC126985539 gene encoding uncharacterized protein LOC126985539 isoform X49, with product MAIFLHIYYLSIFTFAGASPAKVKLTLQLRGGCWRTSSRKVAVFTFQEASGHVSSHALLDLEYLFRCSSKPGAGAMQIKICVVLRCGGKRVARADLEEFLGQLTRGGRLDSFFLYIHEEKVALLQANQPITDPGTEWLFEGESRRTHTMVKAATHEENDDTNELEDCTDEHYEEWKAYLEKVFSVEDDGDADEVTSELREASDAGKGADEVISELREASDAGKGADEVISELREASDAGKGADEVTSELREASDAGKGADEVTSELREASDAGKGADEVISELREASDAGKGADEVISELREASDAGKEAAREATSPDQEVPHPGESSAPETVSATPATASHAYRSLAVPHRFISRLAGPEDRHLDDLRRGYGVQITRIKRTLHVKGHKDSVLKCHNFIRAKIAEWRRCEAAEAH from the exons ATGGCAATTTTCCTCCACatatattatctatctatcttcacctTCGCCGGGGCAAGCCCCGCGAAGGTGAAGCTCACCCTCCAGCTTCGGGGAGGGTGCTGGCGAACCTCCTCACGGAAGGTGGCCGTCTTCACCTTCCAGGAGGCGTCTGGCCACGTCTCTTCCCATGCCCTgctggacctggagtacctcttcaggtgcagcAGCAAGCCAGGTGCCGGCGCTATGCAGATCAAAATCTGCGTGGTGCTGCGCTGCGGCGGGAAACGCGTGGCCCGCGCTGACCTGGAAGAGTTTCTCGGCCAGCTGACGCGGGGTGGCCGCCTCGACTCTTTCTTCCTGTACATACACGAAGAAAAAGTCGCCCTCCTGCAGGCCAATCAGCCAATTACGGACCCAGGTACGGAATGGCTTTTTGAGGGAGAGTcacgacgcacacacacaatggTGAAGGCTGCGACtcatgaagaaaatgatgatactAACGAACTGGAAGACTGTACTGACGAACACTACGAAGAATGGAAGGCTTACCTCGAGAAGGTATTCTCCgttgaggatgatggtgatgcagacgaggtgacctccgagttgcgggaagcctccgatgctggaaagggagcagacgag GTGatctccgagttgcgggaagcctccgatgctggaaagggagcagacgag GTGatctccgagttgcgggaagcctccgatgctggaaagggagcagacgaggtgacctccgagttgcgggaagcctccgatgctggaaagggagcagacgaggtgacctccgagttgcgggaagcctccgatgctggaaagggagcagacgaggtgatctccgagttgcgggaagcctccgatgctggaaagggagcagacgaggtgatctccgagttgcgggaagcctccgatgcagggaagGAAGCAGCACGCGAGGCGACGTCCCCAGACCAGGAAGTTCCTCATCCAGGCGAGTCCTCTGCACCAGAGACAGTctctgccacccccgccactgcctctcaCGCTTACCGCAGCCTGGCTGTGCCTCATAGATTCATCAGCCGCCTTGCAGGCCCCGAGGACCGCCACCTCGATGATCTGCGGCGGGGCTATGGGGTACAAATCACGCGGATTAAGCGAACCCTTCATGTGAAGGGCCACAAAGACTCAGTTCTGAAGTGCCATAACTTCATTCGTGCCAAAATAGCTGAGTGGCGGAGGTGCGAGGCCGCTGAGGCTCATTAA
- the LOC126985539 gene encoding uncharacterized protein LOC126985539 isoform X34 → MAIFLHIYYLSIFTFAGASPAKVKLTLQLRGGCWRTSSRKVAVFTFQEASGHVSSHALLDLEYLFRCSSKPGAGAMQIKICVVLRCGGKRVARADLEEFLGQLTRGGRLDSFFLYIHEEKVALLQANQPITDPGTEWLFEGESRRTHTMVKAATHEENDDTNELEDCTDEHYEEWKAYLEKVFSVEDDGDADEVTSELREASDAGKGADEVISELREASDAGKGADEVISELREASDAGKGADEVTSELREASDAGKGADEVISELREASDAGKGADEVISELREASDAGKGADEVISELREASDAGKGADEVTSELREASDAGKGADEVTSELREASDAGKGADEVISELREASDAGKGADEVISELREASDAGKEAAREATSPDQEVPHPGESSAPETVSATPATASHAYRSLAVPHRFISRLAGPEDRHLDDLRRGYGVQITRIKRTLHVKGHKDSVLKCHNFIRAKIAEWRRCEAAEAH, encoded by the exons ATGGCAATTTTCCTCCACatatattatctatctatcttcacctTCGCCGGGGCAAGCCCCGCGAAGGTGAAGCTCACCCTCCAGCTTCGGGGAGGGTGCTGGCGAACCTCCTCACGGAAGGTGGCCGTCTTCACCTTCCAGGAGGCGTCTGGCCACGTCTCTTCCCATGCCCTgctggacctggagtacctcttcaggtgcagcAGCAAGCCAGGTGCCGGCGCTATGCAGATCAAAATCTGCGTGGTGCTGCGCTGCGGCGGGAAACGCGTGGCCCGCGCTGACCTGGAAGAGTTTCTCGGCCAGCTGACGCGGGGTGGCCGCCTCGACTCTTTCTTCCTGTACATACACGAAGAAAAAGTCGCCCTCCTGCAGGCCAATCAGCCAATTACGGACCCAGGTACGGAATGGCTTTTTGAGGGAGAGTcacgacgcacacacacaatggTGAAGGCTGCGACtcatgaagaaaatgatgatactAACGAACTGGAAGACTGTACTGACGAACACTACGAAGAATGGAAGGCTTACCTCGAGAAGGTATTCTCCgttgaggatgatggtgatgcagacgaggtgacctccgagttgcgggaagcctccgatgctggaaagggagcagacgag GTGatctccgagttgcgggaagcctccgatgctggaaagggagcagacgag GTGatctccgagttgcgggaagcctccgatgctggaaagggagcagacgaggtgacctccgagttgcgggaagcctccgatgctggaAAGGGAGCAGACG AGGTGatctccgagttgcgggaagcctccgatgctggaaagggagcagacgaggtgatctccgagttgcgggaagcctccgatgctggaaagggagcagacgag GTGatctccgagttgcgggaagcctccgatgctggaaagggagcagacgaggtgacctccgagttgcgggaagcctccgatgctggaaagggagcagacgaggtgacctccgagttgcgggaagcctccgatgctggaaagggagcagacgaggtgatctccgagttgcgggaagcctccgatgctggaaagggagcagacgaggtgatctccgagttgcgggaagcctccgatgcagggaagGAAGCAGCACGCGAGGCGACGTCCCCAGACCAGGAAGTTCCTCATCCAGGCGAGTCCTCTGCACCAGAGACAGTctctgccacccccgccactgcctctcaCGCTTACCGCAGCCTGGCTGTGCCTCATAGATTCATCAGCCGCCTTGCAGGCCCCGAGGACCGCCACCTCGATGATCTGCGGCGGGGCTATGGGGTACAAATCACGCGGATTAAGCGAACCCTTCATGTGAAGGGCCACAAAGACTCAGTTCTGAAGTGCCATAACTTCATTCGTGCCAAAATAGCTGAGTGGCGGAGGTGCGAGGCCGCTGAGGCTCATTAA